In one window of Haloimpatiens sp. FM7315 DNA:
- a CDS encoding sensor histidine kinase → MVDIYDEIKQIKAYIDIEKARFGDKLSIIYEIDENLNLRIPNLIIEPIVENSVKHGIIPTGEKGIVKISINKTEDESVKVCIEDNGIGISQNIINKVYSGEMDCNKIGISNVNTRLKIFYGKGLNIEKLKKGTRTTFILNERMRKDELHNSRR, encoded by the coding sequence ATGGTAGATATTTATGATGAAATTAAGCAAATTAAAGCCTATATTGATATAGAAAAGGCTCGATTTGGAGATAAATTAAGCATCATATATGAAATAGATGAGAATTTGAATTTAAGAATTCCAAATTTAATAATAGAGCCCATTGTTGAAAATTCTGTAAAACATGGAATAATTCCAACTGGAGAAAAAGGAATTGTAAAAATTAGTATTAATAAAACTGAAGATGAAAGTGTAAAAGTTTGTATAGAAGATAATGGTATTGGCATTTCACAAAATATAATAAACAAGGTATATAGTGGGGAGATGGACTGCAATAAAATTGGAATTTCTAACGTTAATACTAGGCTTAAAATATTCTATGGAAAGGGACTTAATATTGAAAAATTAAAAAAGGGTACTAGAACCACTTTTATTTTAAATGAAAGGATGAGAAAAGATGAATTGCATAATAGTAGACGATGA
- a CDS encoding LytR/AlgR family response regulator transcription factor, whose amino-acid sequence MNCIIVDDEYPAREELKYFIDNYSNLNMLDEFDDATLALKFIEKNVPDIIFLDINMPKISGMDIARIINKFKKKIYIIFITAYKEHALEAFEIEAFDYILKPYSEDRIINTLKRLDRIEREVKSKPSKNKITVWKDNKMLVLNINDIYYCKAEEGETIVCTEKEDYILNQTLSHIEKKLSSKIFFRTHRSYLVNLDKIKEINPWFNNTYMVKLDKINVEVPVSRNNISDFKHIMGI is encoded by the coding sequence ATGAATTGCATAATAGTAGACGATGAGTATCCAGCTAGGGAGGAACTTAAATATTTTATAGACAATTATAGCAATTTAAACATGTTAGATGAATTTGATGATGCTACTTTAGCACTTAAATTTATAGAAAAAAATGTTCCTGATATTATTTTTTTAGACATTAATATGCCTAAGATTTCAGGAATGGATATAGCAAGAATTATAAATAAATTCAAGAAAAAAATTTATATTATTTTTATAACAGCCTATAAAGAACATGCCCTTGAAGCCTTTGAAATAGAAGCCTTTGATTATATATTAAAACCTTATTCAGAGGATAGAATTATTAATACATTAAAAAGATTAGATAGAATTGAAAGGGAAGTTAAAAGCAAACCCTCTAAAAACAAAATAACCGTTTGGAAGGATAACAAAATGTTAGTTCTTAATATAAATGACATATATTACTGTAAAGCGGAAGAGGGGGAAACTATAGTATGCACAGAAAAAGAAGATTATATTTTAAATCAAACTCTATCCCATATAGAAAAGAAACTTTCATCTAAAATATTTTTTAGAACCCATAGGTCTTATTTAGTGAATTTAGATAAGATAAAAGAAATTAATCCTTGGTTTAATAACACTTACATGGTCAAATTGGATAAAATCAATGTAGAAGTGCCAGTGAGTAGAAATAATATTAGTGATTTTAAG